The proteins below are encoded in one region of Apium graveolens cultivar Ventura chromosome 4, ASM990537v1, whole genome shotgun sequence:
- the LOC141716616 gene encoding dormancy-associated protein homolog 4, with the protein MGFLHQLWDETLAGPAPDSGLSKLRNNSHSRRLSASHVLQDNVPVSRSITILRSNSDIRNVNLSPDSGSVPSSPITPTTPGSPFSPTSPRGELKKLTRRKSTPEALQRSQPRSPTGYDWIVLSALDR; encoded by the exons ATGGGCTTTCTTCATCAGCTATGGGACGAAACTCTTGCTGGACCAGCACCTGATTCTGGCCTCAGCAAGCTCCGCAACAACTCACATTCTCGTCGATTGTCTGCCAGTCATGTTCTCCAAGACAACGTTCCCGTGTCTCGCAGCATCACAATTCTCCGTTCTAACTCTGACATCCGCAATGTTAACCTTTCCCCTGACTCAGGCTCCGTGCCATCTTCTCCGATTACCCCGACCACTCCGGGTTCCCCATTTTCTC CTACCTCGCCTCGTGGGGAACTCAAGAAATTAACAAGGAGAAAATCAACACCGGAAGCATTACAGCGATCTCAGCCAAGGAGCCCAACTGGTTACGATTG GATTGTTCTCAGTGCTCTGGATCGTTAA
- the LOC141716615 gene encoding GDSL lipase-like has protein sequence MAERAAPSATRLRFCALLLLISSTTVLCQNTSSIITKLWEKESSRNIINHKAALFVFGDSLYDPGNNNYISTTNTNFQANFWPYGKSYFSEPTGRFTDGRIIPDFICEYAGLQLIPPFLQPGNHRYLDGANFASGGAGALDETNPGRVINLNTQLNQFKNVTDQLKQQLGDEEASALLSRSVYMISIGINDYLSTAKRDSEQHRSMIIGNLTSVLKAIYTTGGRKFSFVTIPAFSSVPSMKAQKTEIKTTREDFWTEDLTALVQEHNKAVSENLHKLEKHLEGFTYSFFDFYTAFNDRMINPSKYGFKTGDSACCGSGPYRGINSCGGMRDVKEYELCKNAREYLFFDSAHPSEMANQQLSRLMWEGSSSVTGPHNLESLFES, from the exons ATGGCAGAACGCGCAGCCCCATCAGCAACAAGGCTTCGCTTCTGTGCCCTGTTGCTGTTAATCAGCAGCACAACTGTTTTGTGTCAAAACACAAGCTCAATAATAACAAAGCTGTGGGAAAAAGAAAGCAGCCGCAACATAATTAATCATAAAGCAGCCCTGTTTGTGTTCGGAGATTCACTATACGATCCTGGTAACAACAATTATATCAGTACAACCAATACCAATTTCCAGGCGAACTTTTGGCCCTACGGAAAATCATATTTCTCTGAACCAACTGGAAGATTTACTGATGGTCGCATAATCCCTGATTTCATCT GCGAGTACGCTGGACTGCAGCTAATTCCACCATTTCTCCAACCTGGGAATCATCGTTATCTTGATGGAGCAAATTTTGCCTCTGGGGGAGCTGGTGCTCTCGATGAAACAAATCCAGGACGG GTGATAAACCTCAACACACAGTTGAATCAATTCAAGAATGTGACAGATCAACTAAAGCAACAGCTAGGAGATGAAGAAGCTTCAGCCCTTCTCTCGAGATCTGTTTATATGATTAGCATTGGGATTAATGATTACTTAAGCACCGCCAAGAGAGACTCTGAACAACATAGGAGCATGATCATAGGAAACTTGACCTCTGTCCTTAAA GCAATATACACGACCGGGGGAAGGAAATTCAGTTTTGTTACCATACCGGCCTTTAGTAGTGTGCCAAGCATGAAGGCGCAGAAAACAGAAATCAAAACAACCCGTGAAGACTTCTGGACAGAAGATTTAACAGCACTGGTACAAGAACACAATAAAGCAGTTTCTGAAAACTTGCACAAGTTAGAGAAGCACTTGGAAGGGTTTACGTATTCCTTTTTTGATTTCTACACTGCCTTTAATGACAGAATGATCAATCCATCCAAATATG GTTTTAAGACCGGGGACAGTGCATGCTGTGGCAGCGGTCCTTACAGAGGAATTAATAGCTGCGGGGGAATGAGAGACGTAAAAGAGTATGAACTATGCAAGAATGCTAGAGAGTATTTGTTTTTTGACTCTGCTCATCCCAGTGAAATGGCTAACCAGCAATTGTCCAGGCTAATGTGGGAAGGAAGTTCTAGTGTTACAGGCCCTCACAACCTCGAGTCACTTTTCGAGTCTTGA
- the LOC141717588 gene encoding uncharacterized protein LOC141717588 isoform X2, with protein sequence MASNENKSPDFYAVLGLTKDCSDLQLKTAYKKLALRWHPDRCAAPGNSKYVEEAKNQFQSIQEAYSVLSDKNKRFMYDFGVYDSNDDGDNGMGDFLNEMAAMMSQNQSNDNVVESFEELKTLFEDMFQDDLAGINSSTQGGGTGLCSSSMFDDYGKSASLPSKRNFELNPIKSEVENSSNFEAHFQGFSFGTGGTRGKSSGRRMCSRRVQK encoded by the exons ATGGCGTCCAATGAAAATAAGAGCCCTGATTTCTATGCTGTTCTGGGATTGACAAAAGATTGCTCTGATCTTCAACTGAAGACTGCTTACAAGAAGCTTGCACTG AGATGGCATCCTGATCGCTGTGCAGCTCCTGGGAATTCTAAGTACGTGGAAGAGGCTAAAAACCAATTTCAGTCCATTCAAGAGGCTTATTCTG TCTTGTCTGATAAGAACAAAAGATTTATGTATGACTTTGGAGTTTACGACAGTAATGATGATGGCGATAAT GGTATGGGTGATTTTCTAAATGAAATGGCAGCTATGATGAGCCAAAACCAGTCTAAT GATAATGTGGTGGAAAGTTTCGAGGAACTGAAGACATTGTTTGAGGATATGTTTCAAGATGACTTGGCTGGTATCAATTCCTCCACCCAAGGTGGGGGTACTGGTTTATGTTCTTCCTCTATGTTTGATGATTATGGGAAAAGCGCCAGCCTCCCCAGCAAAAGAAACTTTGAGCTGAATCCAATAAAGTCAGAGGTTGAAAACTCCTCGAACTTTGAGGCTCACTTTCAAGGGTTCAGCTTTGGG ACAGGTGGAACACGAGGGAAGTCGTCGGGAAGGAGGATGTGCTCCAGGAGGGTACAAAAGTAG
- the LOC141717588 gene encoding uncharacterized protein LOC141717588 isoform X1: MASNENKSPDFYAVLGLTKDCSDLQLKTAYKKLALRWHPDRCAAPGNSKYVEEAKNQFQSIQEAYSVLSDKNKRFMYDFGVYDSNDDGDNGMGDFLNEMAAMMSQNQSNDNVVESFEELKTLFEDMFQDDLAGINSSTQGGGTGLCSSSMFDDYGKSASLPSKRNFELNPIKSEVENSSNFEAHFQGFSFGVEHEGSRREGGCAPGGYKSRSGRKQRVSSSRDVSSGKDAGISA; this comes from the exons ATGGCGTCCAATGAAAATAAGAGCCCTGATTTCTATGCTGTTCTGGGATTGACAAAAGATTGCTCTGATCTTCAACTGAAGACTGCTTACAAGAAGCTTGCACTG AGATGGCATCCTGATCGCTGTGCAGCTCCTGGGAATTCTAAGTACGTGGAAGAGGCTAAAAACCAATTTCAGTCCATTCAAGAGGCTTATTCTG TCTTGTCTGATAAGAACAAAAGATTTATGTATGACTTTGGAGTTTACGACAGTAATGATGATGGCGATAAT GGTATGGGTGATTTTCTAAATGAAATGGCAGCTATGATGAGCCAAAACCAGTCTAAT GATAATGTGGTGGAAAGTTTCGAGGAACTGAAGACATTGTTTGAGGATATGTTTCAAGATGACTTGGCTGGTATCAATTCCTCCACCCAAGGTGGGGGTACTGGTTTATGTTCTTCCTCTATGTTTGATGATTATGGGAAAAGCGCCAGCCTCCCCAGCAAAAGAAACTTTGAGCTGAATCCAATAAAGTCAGAGGTTGAAAACTCCTCGAACTTTGAGGCTCACTTTCAAGGGTTCAGCTTTGGG GTGGAACACGAGGGAAGTCGTCGGGAAGGAGGATGTGCTCCAGGAGGGTACAAAAGTAGGAGTGGTAGGAAGCAGAGGGTCTCGTCCAGCCGTGATGTATCATCTGGCAAAGATGCTGGCATATCTGCTTGA
- the LOC141717586 gene encoding uncharacterized protein LOC141717586, protein MDIAIQSPSYSEEFFRTFSLKKSCFFLFLTVIILITAMGTLTLMVIFVVKPQKPIFSLRTVSLDSYKLDVYSNSTLYVSSVVSLSFNAQNPNKIGMKYSRSRMHIFSEDMIIGSIRVPEFYQPAHSTNIRILGDVKAHIQVFHITLPMVKVALECDIYIDDRSLTLINAAHNIRAVETHLTSFPTYAQSFSSNCSMGLYI, encoded by the exons ATGGATATCGCTATACAAAGTCCATCATACTCTGAGGAATTCTTCCGCACATTTTCTTTGAAGAAGTCTTGTTTCTTTCTCTTTTTAACTGTTATCATCCTCATCACGGCCATGGGGACACTTACGTTGATGGTAATCTTTGTCGTGAAACCTCAAAAGCCCATTTTTTCGCTCAGGACAGTAAGCTTAGATTCATATAAATTGGATGTTTACTCAAACTCAACCCTTTATGTTTCATCAGTTGTTTCATTGAGTTTCAATGCTCAAAACCCTAATAAGATTGGTATGAAGTATAGCAGATCACGAATGCACATCTTCAGTGAAGATATGATAATCGGATCAATCCGAGTTCCTGAGTTTTATCAACCTGCTCATAGCACAAAT ATAAGAATATTAGGTGATGTCAAAGCTCACATTCAAGTCTTCCACATTACCTTACCAATGGTCAAG GTTGCCTTGGAATGTGACATATATATAGATGATAGATCTCTTACACTCATTAATGCAGCTCATAACATTAGAGCAGTAGAAACTCACCTA ACATCGTTTCCTACTTACGCTCAATCGTTTTCAAGCAACTGCTCAATGGGTCTATATATCTAG
- the LOC141717587 gene encoding GDSL lipase-like → MAGAASSATSFKLCALLILISSTAVLCQSIISSSLWEKQVSCYATNNKAALFVFGDSLYDPGNNNYISTTNTDFQANFWPYGESFFTQPTGRFSDGRLIPDFICEYARLPMIPPYLQPGKHHFVYGANFASGGAGALDETYPGLVVNLNTQLNQFKNVANQLKQQLGDEEASDLLSQSVYMISIGGNDYLSPTRGDSQQSYTQEQYMSMIIGNLTSVIKAIHKTGGRKFGFITLPPLGCWPSIKAQNAANKTYSGDFCNKDLAALVEEHSKAVSEKLQKLEKALEGFKYSVFDFHTTFNERMNNPSKYGFKNGDSACCGSGPYRGVYSCGGMRGIKEYELCENAGEYLFFDSNHPSEVAYQQLAKLMWEGSSSVTGPHNLKSFFQLSKLS, encoded by the exons ATGGCAGGAGCAGCATCATCAGCAACAAGTTTTAAGTTATGTGCCTTGCTGATTTTAATTAGCAGTACTGCAGTTTTGTGTCAAAGCATAATCAGTAGCTCGCTGTGGGAAAAACAAGTCAGCTGCTACGCAACTAATAATAAAGCAGCTCTGTTTGTGTTCGGAGACTCACTGTATGATCCCGGTAACAACAACTATATCAGCACAACCAACACCGATTTCCAGGCTAATTTTTGGCCTTACGGAGAATCATTTTTCACCCAACCTACAGGAAGATTCTCCGATGGCCGCCTCATTCCTGATTTTATCT GTGAGTACGCAAGATTGCCGATGATTCCACCTTATCTCCAACCTGGGAAACATCATTTTGTTTACGGAGCAAATTTTGCCTCTGGGGGAGCTGGCGCTCTGGATGAAACTTATCCTGGATTG GTGGTAAACCTCAACACACAGCTGAATCAATTCAAGAATGTAGCAAATCAACTAAAGCAGCAGCTAGGAGATGAAGAAGCTTCAGACCTCCTTTCGCAGTCTGTTTATATGATTAGCATTGGAGGCAATGACTACTTGAGCCCCACCCGCGGAGACTCCCAACAATCCTACACTCAAGAACAGTACATGAGCATGATTATAGGAAACTTGACCTCTGTCATCAAA GCCATACATAAGACGGGGGGAAGGAAATTTGGTTTCATTACCTTACCGCCCTTGGGTTGTTGGCCAAGCATAAAGGCACAAAATGCAGCAAATAAAACCTATAGCGGAGACTTCTGCAACAAAGATCTAGCAGCATTGGTAGAAGAACATTCTAAAGCAGTTTCCGAGAAGTTGCAGAAGTTAGAGAAGGCCTTGGAAGGGTTTAAGTACTCCGTTTTTGATTTTCACACTACTTTTAATGAAAGAATGAACAATCCATCAAAATATG GTTTTAAGAATGGGGACAGTGCCTGCTGTGGGAGCGGTCCGTATAGAGGAGTCTATAGCTGCGGTGGGATGAGAGGGATTAAAGAGTATGAGCTGTGTGAGAATGCTGGTGAATATTTGTTCTTCGACTCGAATCATCCCAGTGAAGTGGCTTACCAGCAATTGGCCAAGCTGATGTGGGAAGGAAGTTCTAGTGTTACAGGCCCTCACAACCTCAAGTCATTTTTCCAGTTGTCAAAGTTGAGCTAA
- the LOC141717585 gene encoding GDSL lipase-like isoform X2 has protein sequence MAPPATRFQLCTLLLLISSTTVLCQSISSIKTKLGEKERICSIINHKAALFVFGDSLYDPGNNNYISTTNTSFQANFWPYGKSYFSEPTGRFTDGRIIPDFICEYTGLLLIPPYLQPGYHQYLYGANFASGGAGALDETSPGLVVNLNTQLNQFKNIADQLKQRLGDEEASALLYKSVYMISIGINDYLSTSKRDSEQLRSMIIGNLTSVLKAIYKTGGRKFSFVTMPPFGCMPSIKAQIAENKTTREGFCREDLTALVQEHNKAVSDNLEKLEKHLKGFMYSFFDFYNTFKDRMVNPSKYGFKTGDSACCGSGPYRGLNSCGGMRGIREYEVCKNASEYLFFDSAHPSEAANQQLATLMWEGNSSVTGPNNLKSFFESSNEST, from the exons ATGGCACCACCAGCAACAAGGTTTCAGTTGTGTACCTTGTTACTTCTAATCAGTAGCACTACAGTTTTGTGTCAAAGCATAAGCTCAATTAAAACAAAGCTGGGGGAAAAAGAACGCATCTGCAGCATAATTAATCATAAAGCAGCCTTGTTTGTGTTCGGAGATTCACTATACGATCCTGGTAACAACAACTATATCAGTACAACCAACACCAGTTTCCAGGCTAACTTTTGGCCCTACGGAAAATCATATTTCTCTGAACCAACAGGAAGATTTACTGATGGCCGCATAATCCCTGATTTTATCT GTGAGTACACTGGGCTGCTGTTGATTCCACCATACCTCCAACCCGGATATCATCAGTATCTTTATGGAGCAAATTTTGCCTCAGGAGGAGCTGGTGCTCTCGATGAAACAAGTCCAGGACTG GTGGTAAACCTCAACACGCAGCTCAATCAATTCAAGAACATAGCAGACCAACTAAAGCAGCGGCTAGGAGATGAAGAAGCTTCAGCCCTTCTCTACAAATCTGTTTATATGATAAGCATTGGGATTAATGATTACTTAAGCACCAGCAAGAGAGATTCTGAACAACTTAGGAGCATGATTATAGGAAACTTGACATCTGTCCTTAAA GCGATATACAAGACCGGGGGAAGGAAATTTAGTTTTGTCACCATGCCACCCTTTGGTTGTATGCCAAGCATAAAGGCGCAAATTGCAGAAAACAAAACAACCCGTGAAGGCTTCTGCAGAGAAGATTTAACGGCACTGGTACAAGAACACAATAAAGCAGTTTCTGACAACCTGGAGAAGTTAGAGAAGCATTTGAAAGGGTTTATGTATTCCTTTTTTGATTTCTACAATACTTTTAAGGACAGAATGGTTAATCCATCAAAATATG GTTTTAAGACCGGGGACAGTGCATGCTGTGGCAGCGGTCCATACAGAGGACTTAATAGCTGCGGTGGGATGAGAGGCATAAGAGAGTATGAAGTATGCAAGAATGCTAGCGAGTATTTGTTCTTTGACTCTGCTCATCCCAGTGAAGCGGCTAACCAGCAACTGGCCACGCTAATGTGGGAAGGAAATTCTAGTGTTACAGGCCCCAACAACCTCAAGTCattttttgagtcttcaaatgaATCTACTTAA
- the LOC141717585 gene encoding GDSL lipase-like isoform X1, with protein sequence MAPPATRFQLCTLLLLISSTTVLCQSISSIKTKLGEKERICSIINHKAALFVFGDSLYDPGNNNYISTTNTSFQANFWPYGKSYFSEPTGRFTDGRIIPDFICEYTGLLLIPPYLQPGYHQYLYGANFASGGAGALDETSPGLVVNLNTQLNQFKNIADQLKQRLGDEEASALLYKSVYMISIGINDYLSTSKRDSEQLRSMIIGNLTSVLKVLSLIAIYKTGGRKFSFVTMPPFGCMPSIKAQIAENKTTREGFCREDLTALVQEHNKAVSDNLEKLEKHLKGFMYSFFDFYNTFKDRMVNPSKYGFKTGDSACCGSGPYRGLNSCGGMRGIREYEVCKNASEYLFFDSAHPSEAANQQLATLMWEGNSSVTGPNNLKSFFESSNEST encoded by the exons ATGGCACCACCAGCAACAAGGTTTCAGTTGTGTACCTTGTTACTTCTAATCAGTAGCACTACAGTTTTGTGTCAAAGCATAAGCTCAATTAAAACAAAGCTGGGGGAAAAAGAACGCATCTGCAGCATAATTAATCATAAAGCAGCCTTGTTTGTGTTCGGAGATTCACTATACGATCCTGGTAACAACAACTATATCAGTACAACCAACACCAGTTTCCAGGCTAACTTTTGGCCCTACGGAAAATCATATTTCTCTGAACCAACAGGAAGATTTACTGATGGCCGCATAATCCCTGATTTTATCT GTGAGTACACTGGGCTGCTGTTGATTCCACCATACCTCCAACCCGGATATCATCAGTATCTTTATGGAGCAAATTTTGCCTCAGGAGGAGCTGGTGCTCTCGATGAAACAAGTCCAGGACTG GTGGTAAACCTCAACACGCAGCTCAATCAATTCAAGAACATAGCAGACCAACTAAAGCAGCGGCTAGGAGATGAAGAAGCTTCAGCCCTTCTCTACAAATCTGTTTATATGATAAGCATTGGGATTAATGATTACTTAAGCACCAGCAAGAGAGATTCTGAACAACTTAGGAGCATGATTATAGGAAACTTGACATCTGTCCTTAAAGTGCTTAGCTTAATT GCGATATACAAGACCGGGGGAAGGAAATTTAGTTTTGTCACCATGCCACCCTTTGGTTGTATGCCAAGCATAAAGGCGCAAATTGCAGAAAACAAAACAACCCGTGAAGGCTTCTGCAGAGAAGATTTAACGGCACTGGTACAAGAACACAATAAAGCAGTTTCTGACAACCTGGAGAAGTTAGAGAAGCATTTGAAAGGGTTTATGTATTCCTTTTTTGATTTCTACAATACTTTTAAGGACAGAATGGTTAATCCATCAAAATATG GTTTTAAGACCGGGGACAGTGCATGCTGTGGCAGCGGTCCATACAGAGGACTTAATAGCTGCGGTGGGATGAGAGGCATAAGAGAGTATGAAGTATGCAAGAATGCTAGCGAGTATTTGTTCTTTGACTCTGCTCATCCCAGTGAAGCGGCTAACCAGCAACTGGCCACGCTAATGTGGGAAGGAAATTCTAGTGTTACAGGCCCCAACAACCTCAAGTCattttttgagtcttcaaatgaATCTACTTAA
- the LOC141718225 gene encoding GDSL lipase-like, whose amino-acid sequence MAEVAAPSATRLHLYALLLLISSTTVLCRNLSSMIMKLWEKESSCNIINHKAALFVFGDSPYDPGNNNYISTTNTNFQANFWPYGKSYFSEPTGRFTDGRIIPDFICEYAGLQLIPPFLQPGNHHYFHGANFASGGAGALDETNRGLVVNLNTKLNQFKNVADQLKQRLGDEEASALLSRSVYMISIGINDYLSTTKKDSEQHRSMITGNLTSVLKVLSLTAIYKTGGRKFSFVTMPPLGSVPRIKARKTETKTNFCREDYWLKNTIKQMINPSKYGFKTGDSACCGSGLYRGINSCGGMRDVKEYEVCKNASEYLFFDSAHPSKMANQQLAKLMWEGSYSVTGPYNLKSFFEY is encoded by the exons ATGGCAGAAGTTGCAGCCCCATCAGCAACAAGGCTTCACTTGTATGCCTTGTTGCTTTTAATCAGTAGCACCACAGTTTTGTGTCGGAACTTAAGCTCAATGATAATGAAACTGTGGGAAAAAGAAAGCAGCTGCAACATAATAAATCATAAAGCAGCCCTCTTTGTGTTCGGAGATTCACCATATGATCCTGGTAACAACAACTATATCAGTACAACCAACACCAATTTCCAGGCGAACTTTTGGCCCTACGGAAAATCATATTTCTCTGAACCAACTGGAAGATTTACTGATGGCCGCATAATCCCAGATTTTATCT GCGAGTACGCTGGACTGCAGCTAATTCCACCATTTCTCCAACCTGGGAATCATCATTATTTTCATGGAGCAAATTTTGCCTCTGGGGGAGCTGGTGCTCTCGATGAAACAAATCGAGGACTG GTTGTAAACCTCAACACAAAGTTAAATCAATTCAAGAATGTAGCAGATCAACTAAAGCAACGGCTAGGAGATGAAGAAGCTTCAGCCCTTCTCTCGAGATCTGTTTATATGATTAGCATTGGGATTAATGATTACTTAAGCACCACCAAGAAAGACTCTGAACAACATAGGAGCATGATCACAGGAAACTTGACCTCTGTCCTTAAAGTGCTTAGCTTAACT GCAATATACAAGACCGGGGGAAGGAAATTTAGTTTTGTCACCATGCCGCCCTTGGGTAGTGTGCCAAGAATAAAGGCACGAAAAACAGAAACCAAAACAAACTTCTGCAGAGAAGATTACTGGCTCAAAAACACAATAAAGCA AATGATCAATCCATCAAAATATG GTTTTAAGACCGGGGACAGTGCATGCTGTGGCAGCGGTCTGTACAGAGGAATTAATAGCTGCGGTGGAATGAGAGACGTAAAAGAGTATGAAGTATGCAAGAATGCTAGCGAGTATTTGTTTTTTGACTCTGCTCATCCCAGCAAAATGGCTAACCAGCAACTGGCCAAGCTAATGTGGGAAGGAAGTTATAGTGTTACAGGTCCTTACAACCTCAAGTCATTTTTTGAGTATTAA
- the LOC141717590 gene encoding trihelix transcription factor ASIL2-like, producing the protein MDDEDDEIQSHPSPSPRSDSPPSHRNGRITVTVAAAPPLNNALTLALPIQQQPPPHHQLLLPPPQPHLLQQRSGGNGGGREDCWSEAATAVLIDAWGERYLELSRGNLKQKHWKEVADIVSSREHFGKTPKTDIQCKNRIDTVKKKYKSEKAKIVSGCGPSKWPFYDKLDQLIGPSAAKVHSSGGGAGTSAAAFVPKGVPMGIPVGARSLPYYKQQQQQRRQISRRVPVDSESSQSEREPSPDSADSFPPETYEPIPKRPRFLQPHREMNLRPVAQLGWKGKEKEKDKHFNGNVNANAGSDWGNSVRELTRAILKFGEAYEHAETSKLQQLVEMEKQRMKFAKELELQRMQFFMKTQLEISHLKRRRDGGGNTSNNHHLDNNITNSNNSDSSN; encoded by the coding sequence ATGGACGATGAAGACGACGAGATCCAATCTCATCCATCTCCCTCTCCCCGCAGTGATTCTCCGCCGTCTCATCGTAACGGCCGCATCACCGTCACTGTCGCCGCCGCTCCTCCTCTCAACAACGCTCTCACCCTCGCTCTTCCTATTCAACAACAACCACCGCCACACCATCAGCTTCTTCTTCCTCCTCCTCAGCCTCATCTATTGCAACAGAGGAGCGGCGGTAACGGTGGCGGCCGTGAGGATTGCTGGAGCGAAGCTGCCACTGCGGTGTTAATTGATGCCTGGGGAGAACGGTACCTAGAACTAAGTAGAGGGAATCTTAAACAGAAACACTGGAAAGAAGTTGCTGATATTGTTAGTAGTCGTGAACATTTCGGTAAAACTCCGAAAACTGATATTCAGTGTAAAAATCGGATCGATACGGTTAAGAAGAAGTATAAGTCTGAAAAGGCGAAAATTGTTTCTGGTTGTGGTCCTAGTAAGTGGCCGTTTTATGATAAGCTTGATCAGTTGATCGGTCCGTCTGCTGCTAAGGTTCATTCTAGCGGTGGAGGTGCTGGTACATCTGCGGCCGCATTTGTGCCTAAAGGTGTGCCTATGGGAATACCTGTTGGTGCTAGATCACTTCCTTATTATaaacagcagcagcagcaaagAAGGCAGATTAGTAGGCGAGTCCCGGTGGATTCTGAGTCCTCACAATCGGAGAGAGAGCCGTCTCCTGATTCAGCTGATAGTTTTCCTCCTGAGACTTATGAGCCTATTCCTAAACGGCCTAGGTTTCTGCAGCCCCATCGGGAGATGAATTTGAGGCCGGTGGCTCAATTAGGATGGAAAGggaaggagaaagagaaggataAGCATTTTAATGGAAATGTTAATGCAAATGCTGGTTCGGATTGGGGTAATTCTGTTAGAGAGCTGACTCGAGCAATACTGAAATTTGGGGAAGCATATGAGCACGCAGAGACCTCAAAGCTGCAACAGTTGGTGGAGATGGAGAAGCAGAGAATGAAGTTTGCAAAGGAGCTAGAGTTGCAGAGGATGCAGTTTTTCATGAAAACGCAATTGGAGATCTCTCACTTGAAACGGAGGAGAGACGGGGGAGGTAATACCAGTAACAATCATCATCTTGATAATAATATTACTAATAGCAATAATAGTGACAGCAGTAATTAG